The Deltaproteobacteria bacterium sequence CCACATTTCTCTGTTTTTTTCAAAAATCCCTTCTTCTTCAAGTATGACCAGATTTTCCTTGGCATTGACTGTTTGAAGTGCGGGATAGGCATCACTTGCATGTTTTTGTTTCATCTTACATTCCAAGGCACTAAAAATATTACTTTTATCTCGAATGACAAAATCTACCTCCCGTTTTTGGTAATCCCGGTAAAACCCCAATTGTAAGGGCGCTAGCCTTCCACCTATTTCCGAATAGAGCCCCCGGTATAATAAGCAGGCGACTTGATTTTCAAATCGAGAGCCCGAGTTTTTTTCACTTGAATAATCATTAAAGCAAAAATCAATGGGGTAAAATTTCTTTTCTTTTCGAATTTGTTTTGCTTTGGACAAGACGCAAACCGGAATTTCAAATCCCCAAAGTACCTGCTTGAGGGCAAGAAGATCTTTTTGGGCCGTATTGGGAGAAATGTTCAAAGTTTCACTGATGCTTCGAAGAGAATAAGTAGAGCCGATGCTTTCTAAAAGCAGTTCATAGACATTCCAAACACGTTCTACATCTTTTCCCACGTGTAAATCTTTTAAGTCACGATCCAGCAAAGCGGATTGATAATCGATAAGCCATTGTTTCAGAAAAATGGGGTCTCTATTATCAAGGTTTTCCGGAAAACTCCCAAATTGTGAATATTCTTCCCAAAGTTTTCTCAGTTTTTTTTGATGGGGAAAATAAGATTTTATCGCTTCCAGGAGAGGGCTTTTTCCTTTCCAGGCTTTCTCTAAATTGATTTCCGGAGCGCGATTTCGGATATATTCTCTAAAGGAGAGGGGAAAGAGATTCAGCCAAATCGCTCTGCCTGCCAGACTATCTCCCTGGTCTTGTTTTCTGAGATGAAAAGCAGAAGATCCTGAAGCAACAAAGCGGAGTTTCTGACTCGTTTTATCAAAACACCCTTTTAGAATATTACGCCAATTTTTCACTTTATGAATTTCATCAATAAACACCAGGGGTTTTTTGCTTTTGGAATGCTTCTCCGTGTAATTTTCATCGTACCAATTGAGGAGAGTTTCCGGAAATTTTTTGAAGATTATTCGATCCTGAGCAATATCCATGTTCAATTCAAGATCGGGCAATAGATCATGTCGAATGAGAGAGGTTTTACCGGATTGCCTGGGTCCGGAAATAAAAAGAATTTTATCTTTAAAGTGAAGTAAAACTTCTGAAAGATGGCGCTGAAAGTACATCCTGTAATTTGTTCACAGGCATGAACGTTTTTCAATAAAAATGTTCATACCTGTGAACGTT is a genomic window containing:
- a CDS encoding ATP-binding protein; protein product: MYFQRHLSEVLLHFKDKILFISGPRQSGKTSLIRHDLLPDLELNMDIAQDRIIFKKFPETLLNWYDENYTEKHSKSKKPLVFIDEIHKVKNWRNILKGCFDKTSQKLRFVASGSSAFHLRKQDQGDSLAGRAIWLNLFPLSFREYIRNRAPEINLEKAWKGKSPLLEAIKSYFPHQKKLRKLWEEYSQFGSFPENLDNRDPIFLKQWLIDYQSALLDRDLKDLHVGKDVERVWNVYELLLESIGSTYSLRSISETLNISPNTAQKDLLALKQVLWGFEIPVCVLSKAKQIRKEKKFYPIDFCFNDYSSEKNSGSRFENQVACLLYRGLYSEIGGRLAPLQLGFYRDYQKREVDFVIRDKSNIFSALECKMKQKHASDAYPALQTVNAKENLVILEEEGIFEKNREMWSVSIELFAPCLE